A portion of the Pseudoxanthomonas sp. JBR18 genome contains these proteins:
- a CDS encoding DUF4126 domain-containing protein — MTEAHLFVIGILLAWMAGIRVYLTVFGIGLAGLLGWVDLPPALQPTESWWVLGTSGALALTEFFADKIPGVDSIWDLLQTLARVPAGAFLAAATLSPDGQLGTGALAAGAGVALTSHVLKSGTRALLNTSPEPVSNWTASLTEDAMVTGGLALALLHPWLALAVVVILSVSVGCLLVWIARAVWRRLRPGPRMAASPP, encoded by the coding sequence ATGACCGAAGCCCACCTGTTCGTGATCGGGATCCTGCTGGCCTGGATGGCGGGCATTCGCGTGTATCTCACCGTCTTCGGCATCGGCCTGGCGGGCTTGCTGGGCTGGGTGGATCTGCCCCCTGCCCTGCAGCCCACCGAGTCGTGGTGGGTGCTGGGGACGTCCGGGGCCCTGGCGCTGACGGAGTTCTTCGCCGACAAGATCCCCGGCGTGGATTCGATCTGGGACCTGCTGCAGACCCTGGCCCGCGTCCCGGCCGGCGCTTTCCTGGCCGCGGCCACGCTGTCACCGGATGGTCAGTTGGGGACTGGCGCGCTGGCGGCGGGCGCGGGCGTGGCGCTCACCAGCCACGTCCTGAAATCAGGAACGCGCGCGCTGCTCAACACCTCGCCCGAACCGGTCAGCAACTGGACCGCCTCGCTGACCGAAGACGCCATGGTCACCGGCGGCCTGGCCCTGGCCCTGCTGCATCCCTGGCTGGCGCTGGCCGTCGTCGTGATCCTGAGCGTGTCGGTGGGCTGTCTGCTGGTGTGGATCGCCCGCGCAGTCTGGCGCCGTCTGCGCCCCGGTCCCCGCATGGCAGCCTCGCCCCCCTGA